The proteins below are encoded in one region of Desulfovibrio sp. JC022:
- the rplB gene encoding 50S ribosomal protein L2 has product MATRKLKPTSPGRRFQTISTFEEITKSTPEKTLTKGLTKKAGRNSNGRITSRRRGGGTKRLYRIIDFKRNKVEVPATVASIEYDPNRSARIALLNYADGEKRYILCPVGLNKGDKILAGEKADIKPGNALLLKNIPVGTIVHNIELHPGKGGQFCRAAGTYAQLIAKEDKYALLRMPSGEVRKVLATCCATVGQVGNIHHENITIGKAGRNRWLGRRPKVRGVAMNPIDHPLGGGEGRSSGGRHPCSPWGMPAKGYKTRSKKKPSSKLIVKRRGQR; this is encoded by the coding sequence ATGGCTACTCGTAAGCTGAAGCCGACCTCCCCTGGTCGCCGGTTCCAGACTATCTCCACCTTTGAGGAGATTACTAAGTCTACTCCGGAAAAAACCCTTACCAAGGGTCTGACCAAGAAGGCTGGTAGAAACAGCAACGGACGTATTACTTCCCGTCGTCGTGGTGGCGGTACCAAACGTTTGTACCGTATCATCGACTTCAAACGTAACAAAGTGGAAGTTCCCGCAACTGTTGCCTCAATCGAATATGATCCCAACAGAAGCGCACGCATCGCTCTGCTCAACTATGCAGACGGTGAAAAACGCTACATCCTTTGTCCTGTAGGACTCAATAAGGGTGACAAGATTCTTGCTGGTGAGAAAGCCGACATCAAACCCGGTAACGCTCTCCTGCTCAAGAACATTCCTGTTGGTACTATCGTACATAATATTGAATTGCATCCCGGAAAGGGCGGACAGTTCTGCCGCGCAGCCGGTACCTATGCACAGCTCATCGCTAAAGAAGACAAATATGCTCTTCTGCGTATGCCTTCCGGTGAAGTCCGCAAGGTTCTCGCAACTTGTTGCGCTACTGTAGGTCAGGTTGGCAACATCCATCACGAAAACATTACCATTGGTAAGGCCGGACGTAATCGCTGGCTCGGTCGCAGACCTAAAGTTCGTGGTGTTGCTATGAACCCCATCGATCACCCCTTGGGTGGTGGTGAAGGTCGTAGTTCCGGTGGTAGACACCCCTGTTCTCCTTGGGGCATGCCTGCTAAGGGATACAAGACCCGCAGTAAGAAGAAACCTTCTTCCAAGCTCATCGTTAAACGCCGCGGGCAGAGGTAG
- the rpsG gene encoding 30S ribosomal protein S7: protein MPRKGPVPKRQILPDPVYGSQLATKFMNRLMFDGKKSVSENIFYQALEFLGDKTQEDPIKAFEKAVENVKPHVEVKSRRVGGATYQVPVEVRPERQVSLAIRWLINQARSRGEKGMVARLSGEFLDAFNKRGGAVKKKEDTHRMAEANKAFAHYRW from the coding sequence ATGCCTCGTAAAGGTCCGGTACCCAAAAGACAGATTCTTCCCGATCCGGTATACGGCTCTCAGCTTGCAACCAAGTTCATGAATAGACTCATGTTCGACGGTAAGAAGAGTGTGTCTGAAAATATATTCTATCAAGCTCTTGAATTCCTCGGTGACAAAACCCAGGAAGATCCTATCAAGGCTTTTGAAAAGGCAGTGGAAAACGTTAAGCCCCACGTGGAAGTTAAGTCCCGCCGTGTTGGTGGTGCTACTTATCAGGTGCCCGTTGAAGTTCGCCCTGAGCGTCAGGTTTCCCTGGCAATCAGATGGCTGATCAACCAGGCTCGTTCCAGAGGCGAGAAGGGCATGGTTGCCCGCCTTAGCGGTGAATTCCTCGACGCTTTCAATAAGCGTGGTGGTGCTGTTAAGAAAAAGGAAGACACCCATCGTATGGCCGAAGCCAACAAGGCTTTTGCTCACTACCGTTGGTAA
- the rplP gene encoding 50S ribosomal protein L16, translated as MLSPKKVKFRKRQKGRLKGKAQRGSTIAFGDIAIKTLEHGKLSNNQIEAARVAIMRHIKRGGQVWIRVFPDMPITAKPAEVRQGKGKGAPVGWVAPVKPGRILYEVKGVDIELAKEALVRASHKLPVKTAIVVKEGL; from the coding sequence ATGCTATCACCTAAGAAAGTTAAATTCCGTAAACGTCAGAAAGGTCGCCTGAAAGGTAAAGCTCAGCGCGGTTCCACTATCGCTTTCGGCGATATTGCAATCAAGACTCTGGAACACGGAAAACTGAGCAACAACCAGATCGAAGCAGCTCGTGTCGCTATCATGCGTCACATTAAGCGTGGCGGTCAGGTATGGATCAGGGTTTTCCCTGACATGCCTATCACTGCCAAGCCTGCTGAAGTCAGACAGGGTAAAGGTAAAGGTGCCCCGGTTGGTTGGGTTGCTCCGGTAAAACCCGGTCGCATTCTGTACGAAGTGAAAGGCGTTGACATTGAACTGGCCAAAGAAGCTTTGGTCCGTGCATCACACAAGCTTCCTGTCAAGACTGCGATTGTAGTTAAGGAGGGTTTGTAA
- the rpsH gene encoding 30S ribosomal protein S8 — MPVVDPIADMLTRIRNAHGAYHKTVTIPGSKIKTAIAGILKDEGYIVDFTNEDNEINVTLKYVDGKALISGMKKISTPGRRVFVGVEDIPAVLNGLGICILSTSKGVVDGVKATELNVGGELLCEIW, encoded by the coding sequence ATGCCTGTTGTCGATCCTATCGCCGATATGCTGACCCGCATTCGTAATGCTCACGGTGCTTATCACAAGACCGTGACCATTCCCGGGTCCAAGATCAAAACAGCAATCGCCGGGATTCTGAAGGATGAAGGTTATATCGTTGACTTCACTAACGAAGACAATGAAATTAACGTCACCCTCAAGTATGTTGATGGAAAAGCCCTCATTAGTGGCATGAAGAAAATCAGCACACCCGGTCGTCGCGTGTTTGTAGGCGTTGAAGATATTCCCGCAGTTCTCAATGGACTTGGGATTTGCATACTTTCCACTTCAAAGGGCGTAGTTGACGGCGTTAAAGCGACAGAGCTTAACGTTGGCGGCGAACTCTTGTGCGAAATCTGGTAG
- the rplC gene encoding 50S ribosomal protein L3 — MAKTIGLLGKKLGMTRVFADDGSVVPVTVLEVGPCPVMQVKTEEKEGYNAIQLGYDALPERKVNKPAKGHQEKAGKGYFRHLREFPLDTVADYELGQEISVDIFAAGEKVKVTGTSKGKGFQGVMKRWNFAGSRASHGAEKVHRSPGSIGHATFPGKVFKGKKMPGQMGNERVTVSNIEIVDVRTDENVLVVKGQVPGPKNGLVMIRKTS, encoded by the coding sequence ATGGCAAAAACTATCGGATTACTCGGTAAAAAACTGGGCATGACCCGCGTCTTCGCAGACGACGGTTCTGTAGTGCCCGTCACTGTTCTCGAAGTAGGTCCTTGTCCTGTTATGCAGGTTAAGACCGAAGAGAAGGAAGGCTACAACGCCATCCAGCTTGGCTACGACGCTCTTCCCGAGCGCAAGGTTAACAAGCCCGCGAAAGGTCACCAGGAAAAAGCCGGCAAAGGCTACTTCCGTCACCTTCGTGAGTTTCCCCTTGACACTGTAGCTGACTACGAACTGGGCCAGGAAATCTCCGTGGACATCTTTGCCGCAGGTGAAAAGGTAAAAGTTACCGGCACCTCCAAAGGTAAAGGTTTCCAGGGCGTAATGAAACGTTGGAACTTCGCTGGTTCCCGTGCTTCTCACGGTGCTGAAAAGGTACACCGTTCTCCTGGTTCCATCGGCCACGCTACTTTCCCTGGCAAAGTATTCAAAGGCAAAAAAATGCCCGGTCAGATGGGTAATGAGCGCGTTACTGTTTCCAACATTGAAATCGTAGACGTTCGCACCGACGAAAACGTTCTCGTGGTCAAGGGACAGGTTCCCGGTCCTAAGAACGGTCTGGTGATGATCCGCAAGACCAGCTAG
- the rpsJ gene encoding 30S ribosomal protein S10: MVSMTSDRIRIKLKAYDYRILDKAVTEIVDTARNTGAAIAGPIPLPTQISRTTVQRSVHVDKKSREQFEMRIHKRLLDILEPTQQTVDALGKLSLPAGVDVEIKL, translated from the coding sequence ATGGTTTCTATGACTAGTGATCGAATCAGGATCAAGCTCAAGGCTTACGATTACCGTATCCTTGATAAAGCAGTTACTGAGATTGTGGATACTGCCCGCAATACCGGCGCTGCTATCGCAGGTCCCATCCCGCTGCCCACACAGATCAGCCGTACAACTGTACAGCGTTCTGTGCACGTAGACAAAAAGTCTCGTGAGCAGTTTGAGATGAGAATCCACAAGCGTCTGCTTGATATTCTTGAACCCACCCAGCAGACCGTTGACGCGCTCGGCAAGCTCAGCCTGCCCGCTGGTGTTGACGTTGAAATCAAGCTGTAG
- the rplD gene encoding 50S ribosomal protein L4 produces MATITIYDQTKKEVGSMDLAPEIFEVPVKPEILHLVVRSQLAAKRQGTHATKTRGMKRGGGAKPWRQKGTGRARAGSTRSPLWRGGGTTFGPQPRDYSFKVNKKVRRLALRMALTSRFSEEKLMVVKSIDLPEIKTRLFAEVAESLGLNKALIIVKDADSKLLLSARNIPGIKLISADQLNVYDILKHRQVVMLENAAQDLQERLK; encoded by the coding sequence ATGGCTACCATTACTATATATGATCAAACGAAAAAGGAAGTAGGGAGCATGGATCTTGCTCCGGAAATCTTCGAAGTTCCGGTCAAGCCCGAAATCCTGCACCTCGTAGTACGCTCACAGCTTGCTGCCAAACGCCAAGGTACTCATGCTACTAAAACTCGTGGTATGAAACGTGGCGGTGGTGCAAAGCCCTGGCGCCAGAAAGGTACCGGTCGTGCTCGTGCAGGTTCTACCCGTTCACCCCTGTGGCGTGGCGGTGGAACTACTTTCGGTCCCCAGCCCCGTGACTACTCCTTCAAGGTAAATAAAAAGGTCCGCCGTCTGGCTCTCAGAATGGCACTCACTTCCAGATTCAGCGAAGAAAAGCTGATGGTTGTGAAATCCATCGACCTTCCCGAGATTAAGACCAGGCTCTTCGCCGAAGTTGCTGAGTCTCTCGGACTGAACAAAGCCTTGATTATTGTCAAGGACGCCGATTCTAAACTCCTCCTTTCTGCGAGGAATATCCCTGGCATCAAGCTCATCTCTGCCGACCAGCTGAATGTTTATGACATTCTGAAGCATCGTCAGGTTGTAATGCTTGAGAACGCAGCACAGGATCTGCAGGAGAGGTTAAAATAG
- the rpsQ gene encoding 30S ribosomal protein S17, which translates to MAELNLKGNRRVLTGVVVSDKSDKTIVVRVETLVKHSLYKKYIRRHTKFMAHDPANECGIGDKVQIVEFRPLSRRKRWHLDKILEKAV; encoded by the coding sequence ATGGCAGAGCTTAATCTGAAAGGAAACAGACGTGTGCTGACCGGCGTGGTTGTCTCCGACAAGAGCGACAAGACTATTGTTGTTCGTGTTGAGACCCTCGTGAAGCACTCACTGTATAAAAAATACATCCGTCGCCACACCAAATTCATGGCACATGATCCTGCTAATGAGTGCGGTATCGGCGATAAGGTGCAGATTGTTGAATTCCGCCCCCTTAGCCGGCGCAAAAGGTGGCATCTCGATAAAATTCTGGAAAAAGCAGTTTAG
- the rpmC gene encoding 50S ribosomal protein L29: MKANELRELDNAALNEKLAEARQELFNLRFQHATAQLENTQRLSDVKKDIAKILTVQREKELGA; encoded by the coding sequence ATGAAAGCGAACGAACTTCGTGAACTCGACAACGCTGCTCTGAATGAGAAGCTTGCAGAAGCCCGTCAGGAGCTTTTCAACCTTCGTTTCCAGCATGCTACTGCACAGCTGGAAAACACCCAGAGATTGTCCGATGTTAAAAAAGACATCGCAAAGATCCTCACCGTGCAGCGTGAAAAGGAACTGGGAGCATAA
- the rpsC gene encoding 30S ribosomal protein S3, which translates to MGQKVHPYGFRLGYTKNWLSRWFSSKDYPAFVFEDDSIRKYVKEKIFHAGISKIEIERAGGKIRLIIHTARPGIVIGRKGVEIEKLREDLRRKFNKEFALEVNEIRRPETDAQLVAENIAQQLERRVAFRRAMKRIVGLARKFGAEGIKVACAGRLAGAEIARTEWYRDGRVPLQTLRADIDYGVARANTTYGVIGIKVWIFKGEILDHEVEQ; encoded by the coding sequence ATGGGTCAGAAAGTACATCCATACGGTTTCAGACTTGGATACACCAAGAACTGGCTTTCCAGATGGTTCTCCAGTAAGGACTATCCAGCTTTCGTCTTCGAAGACGATAGCATTCGTAAATATGTAAAGGAGAAGATCTTCCACGCTGGTATCTCTAAAATTGAGATCGAGCGCGCTGGCGGTAAAATCCGTCTGATCATCCACACTGCACGTCCCGGTATTGTTATCGGCCGTAAAGGTGTTGAGATCGAAAAGCTTCGTGAAGATCTTCGTAGAAAATTCAATAAAGAATTCGCTCTCGAAGTAAATGAAATTCGCCGTCCCGAAACTGACGCGCAGCTCGTTGCTGAGAATATTGCTCAGCAGCTTGAGCGCCGTGTAGCTTTCCGTCGCGCTATGAAGCGCATTGTGGGCCTTGCTCGCAAGTTCGGCGCAGAGGGTATCAAAGTTGCTTGTGCCGGTCGTCTTGCCGGTGCTGAAATCGCACGTACCGAATGGTACCGCGATGGCCGCGTACCCCTTCAGACACTCAGAGCTGACATCGATTACGGTGTAGCTAGAGCTAATACCACCTACGGTGTCATCGGCATCAAGGTCTGGATCTTCAAAGGTGAAATTCTCGACCACGAGGTGGAACAGTAA
- the rpsS gene encoding 30S ribosomal protein S19 codes for MPRSLKKGPFIDDHLLKKVVKAQDSGDRKVIQTWSRRSTIIPEMVGLTFAVHNGRKFIPVFVTENMVGHKLGEFSPTRTYYGHAADKKSKAKR; via the coding sequence ATGCCAAGATCATTGAAAAAAGGCCCGTTTATTGACGATCATCTGCTTAAAAAGGTCGTGAAAGCTCAGGACTCCGGTGACCGTAAGGTTATCCAGACTTGGTCCCGTCGCTCCACTATCATTCCTGAAATGGTAGGACTGACCTTCGCAGTACATAATGGCCGTAAGTTTATTCCTGTCTTTGTGACCGAAAACATGGTAGGACACAAGCTGGGTGAATTTTCCCCCACTCGTACCTACTACGGCCACGCAGCAGACAAGAAAAGCAAGGCCAAACGCTAG
- the rplV gene encoding 50S ribosomal protein L22 has protein sequence MEARAIAKYMRISARKVRLVAENIKGKPVEEALNILKFTPKKGADMLSKVLYSAVANAEQIPGVDVDSLYVDVVKADEGPTWKRIQPRAMGRAYRICKRTSHITVVVKEM, from the coding sequence ATGGAAGCAAGAGCTATTGCAAAATATATGCGCATTTCCGCTAGGAAAGTGCGCTTGGTAGCGGAAAACATCAAGGGAAAGCCTGTTGAGGAAGCCCTCAACATTCTGAAATTCACCCCCAAAAAGGGTGCTGATATGCTCAGCAAGGTACTGTACTCTGCAGTTGCCAACGCTGAACAGATTCCCGGAGTGGATGTTGACTCTCTTTACGTAGACGTCGTCAAAGCTGACGAAGGTCCTACCTGGAAGAGAATTCAGCCCAGGGCTATGGGGCGTGCGTACCGTATTTGTAAGCGCACCAGCCATATAACCGTCGTAGTAAAAGAAATGTAG
- the rplW gene encoding 50S ribosomal protein L23, protein MDYTQILIKPVISEKATDIKESSNQVAFYVLPSANKTEVKKAVESAFDVKVDSVRIVRKRPGLRRKFGRVVGKLSGYKKAYVKLSAGEKIEFFEGV, encoded by the coding sequence ATGGACTATACTCAGATTCTTATCAAACCGGTCATTTCGGAAAAGGCCACTGACATTAAAGAGTCCTCTAATCAGGTCGCTTTTTATGTGCTGCCTTCTGCCAACAAGACTGAAGTCAAGAAAGCTGTTGAATCCGCTTTTGACGTTAAGGTTGATTCCGTACGTATCGTACGTAAAAGACCCGGTCTTCGCAGAAAGTTCGGCCGTGTTGTCGGTAAATTGTCCGGCTACAAGAAAGCTTACGTAAAGCTTTCTGCGGGCGAAAAAATCGAATTCTTCGAAGGAGTTTAA
- the fusA gene encoding elongation factor G, with translation MPRKVARDKQRNIGIMAHIDAGKTTTTERILFYTGVSHKIGEVHDGEATMDWMVQEQERGITITSAATTCMWKDHRVNIIDTPGHVDFTMEVERALRVLDGAVAVFDAVAGVEPQSETVWRQADRYQVPRMAFVNKMDRIGADFFRCVEMLKDRLGAKAVPLQIPIGAEDEYQGAVDLITGKAFIYTDVMGKDYSIEEIPADLMDKYEAMRLELIEAIAEEDEELLDKYLGGEELTPEEIIKGIRTATINLTICPVLCGTAFKNKGVQPLLDAVVDYLPSPLDIAAIVGTDPHSDEEIPCPCDDDLPLSALSFKLMTDPFVGHLTFLRLYSGKIESGATFINGATGKKERIGRLLKMHANKREEIKEAYAGDIVAAVGLKNMATGDTLCEQKNAVVLESLDIPEPVIEVAIEPKTKADRDLLSQGLGKLAKEDPSFRVKGDEETGQTLISGMGELHLEVIVDRLLREFNVNANVGAPRVAYRETITKKVEVDHKYAKQSGGRGQYGHVVVTIEPNKESEYEFVDEIKGGVIPKEYIPAVDRGMHDAMKNGVIAGFPLVDLKATLTYGSYHDVDSSEQAFYIAGSMALKEAVKKAAPQLLEPIMSVEVVTPEEYLGDVMGDLNGRRGRVGSMEARANAQVVKCDVPLSEMFGYATDLRSKTQGRATFTMQFDHYEPVPASIAEELINKN, from the coding sequence GTGCCTAGAAAGGTTGCAAGAGATAAACAGCGTAACATTGGTATCATGGCCCACATTGATGCGGGTAAGACTACCACTACTGAGCGCATTCTTTTCTATACTGGTGTTTCTCATAAGATCGGTGAAGTCCATGATGGCGAAGCCACCATGGACTGGATGGTCCAGGAACAGGAACGTGGCATTACTATCACTAGTGCTGCCACCACCTGTATGTGGAAAGATCACCGCGTCAACATTATTGATACTCCCGGTCACGTTGACTTCACTATGGAAGTTGAGCGTGCACTGCGCGTACTTGACGGCGCAGTTGCCGTTTTCGATGCAGTAGCCGGTGTTGAGCCGCAGTCTGAGACCGTATGGCGTCAGGCTGACAGATATCAAGTTCCCCGTATGGCTTTCGTTAACAAGATGGACCGTATCGGAGCAGACTTCTTCCGTTGTGTAGAAATGCTCAAGGACCGTCTGGGTGCTAAAGCAGTACCTCTTCAGATCCCCATCGGAGCTGAAGACGAATACCAAGGTGCAGTTGACCTTATCACTGGTAAGGCTTTCATCTACACCGACGTAATGGGCAAGGACTACTCAATTGAGGAAATTCCTGCTGACTTGATGGATAAGTACGAGGCCATGCGTCTCGAGCTTATCGAAGCGATTGCTGAAGAAGACGAAGAACTTCTCGATAAATACCTCGGCGGTGAAGAACTCACCCCCGAAGAAATTATCAAGGGTATCCGTACAGCGACTATCAACCTGACCATCTGCCCTGTTCTTTGCGGTACCGCATTCAAGAACAAAGGTGTTCAGCCCCTGCTTGACGCTGTTGTTGATTATCTTCCTTCTCCTCTGGATATTGCTGCGATTGTCGGTACTGATCCTCACAGTGACGAGGAAATTCCTTGTCCTTGTGATGATGATCTGCCTCTTTCAGCTCTCTCCTTCAAGCTCATGACTGACCCCTTTGTCGGTCACCTTACCTTCCTGCGTTTGTACTCCGGTAAAATTGAATCCGGTGCTACTTTCATTAACGGCGCAACCGGTAAAAAAGAGCGTATCGGTCGTCTGCTGAAGATGCACGCTAACAAGCGTGAGGAAATCAAAGAAGCATACGCCGGTGACATCGTGGCAGCTGTTGGTCTTAAGAACATGGCTACCGGTGACACCCTCTGTGAGCAGAAGAATGCAGTGGTTCTCGAATCACTCGACATTCCTGAGCCGGTAATTGAGGTTGCTATTGAGCCTAAAACTAAGGCTGACCGCGATCTCCTCAGTCAGGGCCTTGGCAAGCTTGCCAAGGAAGACCCCTCTTTCCGCGTCAAAGGTGACGAGGAAACCGGTCAGACTCTGATTTCCGGTATGGGTGAACTTCACCTTGAAGTTATTGTTGACCGCCTTCTGCGCGAGTTCAATGTTAACGCAAACGTCGGTGCGCCTCGCGTTGCTTACCGTGAAACTATCACCAAGAAGGTGGAAGTTGATCACAAGTACGCCAAGCAGTCCGGTGGTCGTGGTCAGTATGGTCACGTTGTTGTTACCATCGAGCCCAACAAAGAAAGTGAATACGAATTCGTCGACGAAATTAAAGGCGGCGTAATTCCGAAAGAATACATTCCCGCAGTTGACCGTGGTATGCACGACGCAATGAAGAACGGTGTTATCGCCGGCTTCCCGCTCGTAGACCTTAAGGCTACTCTGACTTACGGTTCTTACCATGATGTTGACTCCTCCGAACAGGCGTTCTACATCGCCGGTTCAATGGCTCTTAAAGAAGCGGTTAAGAAAGCTGCTCCGCAGCTGCTCGAGCCCATCATGTCTGTTGAAGTTGTTACTCCTGAAGAGTACCTCGGCGACGTCATGGGTGACCTTAACGGTCGCCGTGGTCGCGTAGGCTCCATGGAAGCCCGTGCAAACGCACAGGTTGTTAAGTGCGACGTGCCCCTTAGCGAAATGTTCGGTTACGCAACCGACCTCCGCTCCAAGACTCAGGGTCGTGCTACTTTCACCATGCAGTTTGACCACTATGAGCCTGTTCCTGCTTCTATCGCTGAAGAGCTTATCAATAAAAATTAG
- the rplE gene encoding 50S ribosomal protein L5 → MTRLEKIYTDKVAPALNKEFGYKSSMEIPGIKAISLNIGLGEASQNAKLIDGAVAELTAIAGQKAVVTRAKKSIAAFKLREGMPVGSRVTLRRELMWDFLDKLISFALPRVRDFRGIPDKGFDGRGNFTLGIKELTIFPEIQLDQIEITKGMNVTIVTSAKTDKEGKMLLELLGMPFKK, encoded by the coding sequence ATGACACGTCTCGAAAAAATATATACGGACAAGGTCGCCCCGGCTCTTAATAAAGAGTTCGGGTACAAGAGCTCGATGGAGATTCCCGGTATCAAGGCAATCTCACTTAACATCGGACTCGGTGAAGCAAGCCAGAACGCTAAGCTCATCGACGGTGCTGTTGCTGAATTGACCGCTATTGCCGGTCAGAAAGCAGTTGTCACCAGAGCGAAAAAGTCAATTGCAGCTTTTAAGCTGCGTGAAGGAATGCCTGTAGGTTCCCGTGTAACTCTTCGCAGAGAACTCATGTGGGACTTCCTGGACAAGCTTATCAGCTTTGCACTTCCTCGCGTACGCGATTTTCGCGGCATCCCTGACAAAGGCTTCGATGGTCGCGGTAACTTCACCCTCGGAATCAAGGAATTGACTATCTTTCCTGAGATTCAGCTCGATCAGATCGAGATCACCAAAGGGATGAACGTGACTATCGTCACCTCTGCTAAAACTGATAAAGAAGGCAAGATGCTCCTCGAGCTTCTTGGTATGCCCTTCAAGAAATAG
- the rplN gene encoding 50S ribosomal protein L14, which translates to MIQVESKLDVADNSGAKKVSCIKVLGGSKRRYASVGDIIVVSVKEAMPHSKVKKGAVMKAVVVRTKKEIGRPDGSYIKFDNNSAVLLNNSSDPVGTRIFGPVARELRACGFMKIVSLAPEVL; encoded by the coding sequence ATGATTCAGGTAGAATCCAAACTTGACGTAGCGGATAACTCTGGTGCCAAAAAAGTATCTTGTATCAAGGTACTGGGCGGTTCCAAGAGACGCTACGCCAGTGTCGGAGACATTATTGTAGTTTCCGTTAAGGAAGCGATGCCCCATTCCAAAGTGAAGAAGGGCGCTGTGATGAAGGCAGTCGTTGTTCGTACCAAGAAAGAAATTGGTCGTCCTGACGGTTCTTACATCAAGTTCGACAATAACTCTGCCGTTCTTCTTAATAACTCAAGTGACCCGGTAGGGACCCGTATTTTCGGGCCCGTAGCTAGAGAACTCAGAGCCTGCGGGTTCATGAAGATCGTTTCTCTGGCACCTGAGGTTCTGTAA
- the rplF gene encoding 50S ribosomal protein L6, which yields MSRIGKKPIDIPSGVEVTVGADVVSVKGPKGTITTPVHPMVSFTVADNVVEVKRSGDSRQERAQHGLHRSLLSNCIEGVSKGFSKTLEVVGVGYKVNVQGKNIVLNVGFSHPVNYELPAGIEANAEGNTKLTISGVDKQLVGEVAAQLRRVRPPEPYKGKGIKYIDEQIRRKAGKSGK from the coding sequence ATGTCCAGAATTGGAAAAAAACCTATTGATATACCTTCCGGAGTGGAAGTAACTGTTGGTGCTGACGTGGTTTCCGTAAAGGGCCCCAAAGGCACCATCACCACCCCGGTACACCCCATGGTCAGCTTCACTGTTGCTGATAATGTGGTCGAGGTGAAGAGGTCTGGCGATTCCCGTCAGGAACGTGCTCAGCACGGCCTTCATCGTTCACTGCTCTCCAACTGCATTGAAGGAGTCTCCAAAGGCTTCTCCAAGACTCTGGAAGTAGTCGGTGTAGGTTACAAGGTTAACGTACAGGGTAAAAACATCGTTCTTAACGTTGGTTTTTCTCACCCCGTTAACTATGAACTGCCTGCTGGAATCGAAGCTAACGCAGAAGGCAACACCAAACTCACCATCAGCGGCGTAGATAAGCAGCTGGTTGGTGAAGTTGCTGCGCAGCTTCGTCGTGTACGTCCGCCTGAGCCTTACAAAGGCAAAGGCATCAAGTACATTGATGAACAGATCAGACGTAAAGCCGGTAAGTCCGGTAAATAG
- the rplR gene encoding 50S ribosomal protein L18: protein MKMTKEQARQRKKIRIRKKISGTAARPRLVVFRSNKHIYAQLVDDLIGKTVTASSSKALAKDGEALKLTCETAALVGKDIAAKAKELKIETVVFDRSGYIYHGRVKALADGAREGGLKF, encoded by the coding sequence ATGAAAATGACTAAAGAACAGGCAAGACAGCGTAAAAAGATCCGCATCCGCAAGAAAATCAGCGGTACTGCAGCTCGCCCGCGTCTTGTTGTATTCCGTTCAAATAAGCACATCTACGCTCAGCTCGTAGATGATCTGATTGGCAAAACCGTGACCGCATCTTCCTCTAAGGCTCTCGCTAAAGATGGTGAAGCTCTCAAGCTTACCTGCGAGACCGCAGCTCTGGTCGGCAAAGATATTGCTGCCAAAGCTAAGGAACTGAAGATCGAGACAGTCGTTTTCGACCGTAGCGGTTATATCTATCACGGCAGGGTCAAGGCCCTGGCAGACGGCGCTCGTGAGGGTGGCCTGAAATTCTAA
- the rplX gene encoding 50S ribosomal protein L24, which produces MNKIHVDDKVMVIAGKDKGKIGKVLKINRKKDVVLIEQVNMVSRHTKPNPYANQPGGIVEKEAPVHISNIQVVCPACTKATRVGIRETEDGKNIRFCKKCNEIID; this is translated from the coding sequence ATGAACAAGATACATGTTGATGACAAAGTAATGGTCATCGCCGGCAAGGATAAGGGGAAGATCGGCAAGGTCCTTAAGATCAACCGCAAAAAGGACGTAGTCCTTATCGAGCAGGTAAATATGGTTTCCAGGCACACAAAGCCTAATCCGTATGCTAACCAGCCCGGCGGAATTGTTGAGAAAGAAGCCCCTGTTCACATTTCTAACATTCAGGTTGTGTGCCCCGCTTGCACAAAAGCAACCAGAGTTGGAATTCGTGAGACCGAAGACGGAAAAAACATCCGTTTTTGTAAAAAATGTAACGAAATCATCGACTAG
- a CDS encoding type Z 30S ribosomal protein S14 → MARTALKVKAKRKPKFKVREYNRCPICGRPRAFLRKYGICRICFREKALAGELPGVRKASW, encoded by the coding sequence TTGGCCAGGACAGCTTTAAAAGTTAAGGCGAAACGTAAGCCTAAGTTCAAAGTGCGCGAATATAACAGATGCCCCATCTGCGGTCGTCCTCGTGCATTCCTGCGGAAGTACGGCATCTGCCGTATCTGCTTCAGGGAAAAGGCCCTTGCGGGTGAACTTCCCGGCGTGCGTAAAGCCAGCTGGTAA